From the Euphorbia lathyris chromosome 6, ddEupLath1.1, whole genome shotgun sequence genome, one window contains:
- the LOC136232658 gene encoding uncharacterized protein isoform X2 has translation MEKTEKRVRIKRRYSDSKTKHANTAHAGKCIWQNKPAIDRRTSPGQNKSASVIRAGEVQSNLESAFPSFVRCLVRSHIGSCFWMVS, from the exons ATGGAGAAAACTGAAAAGCGTGTTAGGATCAAGAGAAGGTATTCAGATTCCAAAACTAAGCAT GCAAATACTGCTCATGCAGGGAAATGTATATG GCAAAATAAGCCTGCAATTGATAGAAGGACATCTCCTGGGCAGAACAAATCAGCATCTGTTATTCGAGCAGGGGAGGTTCAATCAAATCTTGAATCAGCTTTCCCTAGCTTCGTGAGATGTTTGGTTAGATCACACATTGGTAGTTGTTTTTGGATGGTAAGCTAA
- the LOC136232658 gene encoding uncharacterized protein isoform X1, with the protein MEKTEKRVRIKRRYSDSKTKHANTAHAGKCICYRQNKPAIDRRTSPGQNKSASVIRAGEVQSNLESAFPSFVRCLVRSHIGSCFWMVS; encoded by the exons ATGGAGAAAACTGAAAAGCGTGTTAGGATCAAGAGAAGGTATTCAGATTCCAAAACTAAGCAT GCAAATACTGCTCATGCAGGGAAATGTATATG CTATAGGCAAAATAAGCCTGCAATTGATAGAAGGACATCTCCTGGGCAGAACAAATCAGCATCTGTTATTCGAGCAGGGGAGGTTCAATCAAATCTTGAATCAGCTTTCCCTAGCTTCGTGAGATGTTTGGTTAGATCACACATTGGTAGTTGTTTTTGGATGGTAAGCTAA